The following coding sequences lie in one Bacillaceae bacterium S4-13-56 genomic window:
- the spoIVA gene encoding stage IV sporulation protein A, translated as MEKVDIFKDIAQRTGGDIYLGVVGAVRTGKSTFIKKFMELVVLPNIQEEAERARAQDELPQSAAGKTIMTTEPKFVPNHSVKVEVDTGLEVNVRLVDCVGYAVSGAKGFEDDDGPRMINTPWYEEPIPFHDAAEIGTRKVIQEHSTIGVVVTTDGTIGDIPREDYVEPEERVIEELKEVGKPFIMILNSVRPHHQQTELLRQELAEKYDIPVLALSVENMREDDVENVLREALYEFPVLEVNVNLPSWVMVLRDDHWLREHFQEAIQETVRDIKRLRDVDRVVGLFDEYDFIDSAQLSGMEMGEGIAEIDLEAPDLLYDQVLKEIVGVEIRGKDHLLELMQDFAFAKREYDQVADALAMVKQTGYGIAAPTLEDMSLDEPEIIRQGSRFGVRLKAVAPSIHMVKVDVQSEFSPIIGTEKQSEELVRYLMQDFEEDPLSIWKSDIFGRSLSSIVREGIQAKLSLMPENARYKLKETLERIINEGSGGLIAIIL; from the coding sequence TTGGAAAAAGTAGATATCTTTAAGGATATTGCTCAACGGACAGGCGGTGATATTTATTTAGGTGTTGTAGGTGCAGTACGAACTGGTAAATCTACATTTATTAAAAAATTTATGGAACTTGTTGTTTTGCCAAATATTCAAGAAGAGGCAGAACGTGCGAGAGCTCAAGATGAACTGCCGCAAAGTGCTGCAGGAAAAACAATAATGACGACGGAACCGAAATTTGTTCCGAATCATTCAGTAAAGGTTGAGGTAGACACTGGCCTCGAAGTAAATGTTCGACTTGTGGATTGTGTTGGATACGCTGTTTCAGGGGCAAAAGGGTTTGAGGATGATGATGGCCCAAGAATGATAAATACTCCTTGGTATGAGGAGCCAATTCCATTCCATGATGCAGCTGAAATTGGAACTCGTAAGGTTATTCAAGAACATTCAACAATCGGTGTTGTTGTAACAACGGATGGGACGATAGGGGATATCCCTAGGGAAGATTACGTTGAGCCAGAAGAACGCGTAATTGAGGAATTAAAAGAAGTAGGGAAGCCATTTATTATGATATTGAATTCCGTTCGGCCGCATCATCAACAGACAGAGCTCTTGAGACAAGAGCTTGCTGAAAAATACGATATCCCAGTCTTGGCTCTCAGTGTAGAAAACATGAGAGAAGATGACGTAGAAAATGTTTTAAGGGAAGCATTGTATGAATTCCCTGTTCTTGAGGTAAATGTTAATCTGCCAAGTTGGGTAATGGTACTTCGTGACGACCACTGGCTTCGCGAACATTTCCAAGAGGCCATTCAAGAAACCGTTCGAGACATTAAGAGACTTCGTGATGTAGATCGAGTGGTAGGGCTCTTCGATGAATATGACTTTATTGATTCTGCCCAATTATCAGGTATGGAAATGGGTGAAGGGATCGCTGAAATTGATCTAGAAGCCCCGGATTTATTATATGATCAAGTTTTAAAAGAAATCGTAGGAGTCGAAATTAGAGGGAAAGATCACTTGCTGGAACTAATGCAGGATTTTGCTTTTGCCAAACGTGAGTATGATCAGGTGGCAGATGCACTCGCAATGGTGAAACAAACCGGCTATGGAATTGCAGCCCCTACATTGGAAGATATGTCATTAGATGAGCCGGAAATTATTCGTCAAGGTTCTAGATTTGGAGTTCGGTTAAAAGCAGTAGCTCCATCTATTCATATGGTGAAAGTTGATGTACAGTCAGAATTTTCACCAATTATTGGTACGGAAAAACAAAGTGAAGAGCTTGTTAGATACTTAATGCAAGATTTCGAGGAAGATCCATTATCCATTTGGAAATCTGATATCTTCGGCAGATCCCTAAGCTCTATTGTAAGAGAGGGTATTCAGGCTAAATTATCACTAATGCCAGAAAACGCCCGATACAAATTGAAAGAAACTCTTGAAAGAATCATAAATGAGGGATCAGGAGGCTTAATAGCCATCATTTTATAG